In Xiphophorus couchianus chromosome 24, X_couchianus-1.0, whole genome shotgun sequence, a single genomic region encodes these proteins:
- the pou3f3b gene encoding POU domain, class 3, transcription factor 3-B has product MATAASNPYLPSNSILSSGSIVHSDSGGGGMQPGSAAVTSGSGGYRGDPTVKMVQSDFMQGAMAASNGGHMLSHAHQWVTSLPHAAAAAAAAAVAAAEAGSPWSSSPVGMTGSPQQQDVKSSARDDLHTGTALHHRPPHLAPHHTHAGAWGSTTAAHINSISGGQQQQQQQSLIYSQPGGFTVNGMLSPGSQSLVHPGLVRGDTPDLEHGSHHHHHHHQHPHHQHHAAVNSHDPHSDDDTPTSDDLEQFAKQFKQRRIKLGFTQADVGLALGTLYGNVFSQTTICRFEALQLSFKNMCKLKPLLNKWLEEADSSTGSPTSIDKIAAQGRKRKKRTSIEVSVKGALESHFLKCPKPSAQEISSLADNLQLEKEVVRVWFCNRRQKEKRMTPPGVAQTPEDVYSQVGNGHFLVDYLKDEASDQRVTTTSSFHQVILAH; this is encoded by the exons ATGGCCACCGCGGCTTCCAATCCTTATCTGCCCAGCAATAGCATCTTATCGTCCGGCTCCATCGTGCACTCTGACTCCGGGGGCGGCGGCATGCAGCCCGGCAGCGCCGCGGTCACCTCCGGGTCCGGAGGTTACAGGGGAGACCCCACGGTCAAGATGGTGCAAAGTGACTTTATGCAAGGCGCCATGGCAGCGAGCAACGGGGGGCACATGCTGAGCCATGCCCACCAGTGGGTGACGTCCCTGCCGCACGCCGCGGCGGCCGCAGCCGCAGCCGCGGTGGCCGCGGCCGAGGCCGGCTCGCCCTGGTCGTCCAGCCCGGTCGGGATGACCGGCAGCCCGCAGCAGCAGGACGTCAAGAGCTCCGCCAGAGACGATCTGCACACGGGCACCGCGCTGCACCACAGGCCGCCTCACTTAGCCCCGCACCACACGCACGCCGGGGCGTGGGGCAGCACCACGGCGGCGCACATCAACTCCATCTCCGgcgggcagcagcagcagcagcagcagtcgcTCATCTACTCGCAGCCGGGGGGCTTCACTGTGAACGGCATGCTGAGCCCAGGCAGCCAGAGCTTGGTGCACCCCGGCCTGGTGCGGGGGGACACCCCGGACCTGGAGCACGGCagccaccaccaccaccaccaccaccagcaccCGCACCACCAGCACCACGCCGCCGTCAACAGCCACGACCCGCACTCGGACGACGACACGCCGACGTCGGACGACCTGGAGCAGTTCGCCAAGCAGTTCAAGCAGCGGCGGATCAAGCTGGGCTTCACGCAGGCGGACGTGGGCCTGGCGCTGGGCACGCTGTACGGGAACGTGTTCTCGCAGACCACCATCTGCAGGTTCGAGGCGCTGCAGCTCAGCTTCAAGAACATGTGCAAGCTGAAGCCGCTGCTGAACAAGTGGCTGGAGGAGGCCGACTCGTCCACGGGGAGCCCCACCAGCATCGACAAGATCGCGGCGCAGGGCCGCAAGCGCAAGAAGCGCACCTCCATCGAGGTGAGCGTCAAGGGGGCCCTGGAGAGCCACTTCCTCAAGTGCCCCAAGCCGTCGGCGCAGGAGATCAGCTCGCTGGCGGACAACCTGCAGCTGGAGAAGGAGGTGGTCAGAGTGTGGTTCTGCAATAGGAGGCAGAAGGAAAAGCGGATGACGCCGCCAGGAGTGGCGCAGACGCCGGAGGATGTGTACTCTCAGGTCGGCAAT ggGCATTTTTTAGTAGATTACTTAAAAGATGAAGCGAGCGACCAGAGGGTGACAACCACAAGTTCATTCCACCAGGTAATTTTGGCGCATTGA